In one window of Cellulophaga sp. HaHa_2_95 DNA:
- the rmuC gene encoding DNA recombination protein RmuC → MNEYIIYLLIGIACIAIGFFLGNYIQKLKTISSQSALIAREEQLRINNTSLEQKLSQAEETIAEIRSLAELDKNELRNEKELLGNQITRYQVDLENLQLKNTEQKEEVEKLQEKFTKEFENLANKILDEKSSKFTEQNKENIKNILNPLQEKILLFEKKVDDSQKESVGMHSALKEQLATLQLQNLKITQEAENLTKALKGDSKMQGNWGELVLERVLEKSGLEKDREYSVQQSFTREDGSRVLPDVIINLPDGKKMIVDSKVSLTDYERYVNAEDELKDKFLKDHINSLRRHVDQLSAKKYEDLYEMESPDFVLLFVPIEPAFAVAINNDNTLYNKAFEQNIIIVTPSTLLATLRTIDSMWNNEKQQRNALEIARQAGALYDKFEGFVSDLMKVGKKMDEAKVEYRGAMNKLVDGRGNIVTSIQKLKKMGAKAKKSIPDSLLKRANDDSDDDEDLQEISNLNL, encoded by the coding sequence ATGAACGAGTACATCATCTATTTACTTATTGGAATTGCATGTATCGCTATAGGATTCTTTTTAGGAAACTATATTCAAAAGCTTAAGACCATTTCTTCACAAAGTGCTTTGATAGCACGTGAGGAACAGTTACGTATTAACAATACTTCTTTAGAGCAAAAGCTTTCTCAAGCAGAAGAGACTATAGCAGAAATACGCTCCTTAGCAGAATTAGATAAAAATGAACTTCGGAATGAAAAAGAACTCTTAGGAAATCAAATTACAAGATACCAAGTGGATCTAGAGAATCTTCAACTTAAAAATACAGAGCAAAAAGAAGAAGTAGAAAAACTACAAGAAAAATTCACCAAAGAATTTGAAAATCTTGCCAATAAAATCCTAGATGAAAAGAGCAGTAAATTCACGGAACAGAATAAAGAGAATATTAAAAACATTTTAAATCCGCTGCAAGAAAAAATACTCTTATTTGAGAAAAAGGTAGATGACAGCCAAAAAGAGAGTGTAGGTATGCATTCTGCATTAAAAGAACAACTGGCAACCTTACAATTACAAAATTTAAAGATTACCCAAGAGGCCGAAAATTTAACTAAAGCATTAAAAGGCGATAGTAAAATGCAAGGGAATTGGGGAGAATTGGTCCTTGAACGTGTTTTAGAAAAGTCTGGATTAGAAAAAGACAGAGAGTATTCTGTACAACAAAGTTTCACTAGAGAAGATGGTTCCCGCGTATTACCGGACGTGATTATTAATCTACCCGACGGGAAGAAAATGATTGTAGATTCTAAAGTTTCTTTAACAGACTATGAGCGTTATGTAAATGCGGAAGACGAATTGAAAGATAAATTCCTAAAAGATCACATCAATTCTCTTCGCCGCCATGTAGACCAACTATCTGCTAAGAAATACGAAGATCTGTACGAAATGGAAAGCCCAGATTTTGTGCTACTTTTTGTGCCAATTGAACCTGCATTTGCAGTCGCTATTAACAATGACAACACGCTATACAATAAAGCATTTGAACAAAATATTATTATCGTAACTCCCTCTACCCTATTGGCTACACTACGTACTATTGATAGTATGTGGAATAATGAAAAGCAACAACGTAATGCCCTGGAGATTGCCAGACAAGCTGGGGCGCTATATGATAAGTTTGAAGGTTTTGTGAGCGACTTAATGAAAGTGGGCAAAAAAATGGACGAAGCTAAGGTAGAATATCGAGGTGCTATGAACAAACTAGTAGATGGCCGCGGTAATATTGTGACCAGTATTCAGAAATTAAAAAAAATGGGCGCTAAAGCAAAGAA
- a CDS encoding SDR family oxidoreductase, with translation MKVANKSIIITGSSRGIGKEIALLLADNGAKVVVNYTNSKDEAEETSATILKNGGTAIAVQADVSKKEDVIRLFEETIAAFGQVDVLINNAGIMKNKPFKDYSQDDFTSQFDVNVRGVFNTMQEASAKLADNGIIINFSSSTTKLMLPSYGIYSATKAAVEQMTRVFSKEVGRGISVNAIAPGPTNTELFLEGKSEDFIAKLKGMNAFGRLADPKDIAKIVLFLASDDSKWISGQVIGANGAMV, from the coding sequence ATGAAAGTAGCAAACAAATCCATCATTATTACGGGATCTTCCAGAGGTATTGGAAAAGAAATAGCATTACTCTTAGCAGATAATGGCGCCAAGGTTGTCGTGAATTATACCAATAGTAAAGACGAAGCGGAAGAAACTAGTGCCACCATACTTAAAAATGGAGGTACTGCAATTGCTGTACAAGCAGATGTAAGTAAGAAAGAAGACGTAATTCGCTTATTTGAAGAAACTATTGCCGCATTTGGTCAAGTTGATGTATTGATTAATAATGCTGGGATTATGAAGAATAAGCCTTTTAAAGATTATAGTCAAGATGATTTTACATCACAGTTTGATGTAAATGTACGTGGTGTTTTCAATACCATGCAAGAAGCATCTGCAAAGCTAGCAGATAATGGTATTATTATAAATTTCTCGTCAAGCACTACAAAGTTGATGCTTCCAAGTTATGGTATTTACTCTGCTACTAAAGCTGCGGTAGAACAGATGACGCGTGTTTTTTCTAAAGAAGTAGGAAGAGGCATTTCTGTTAATGCTATTGCTCCAGGACCAACCAATACGGAACTATTTTTAGAAGGGAAATCTGAAGATTTTATAGCGAAGCTTAAAGGCATGAATGCTTTTGGCAGGTTAGCAGACCCTAAAGATATTGCCAAGATCGTATTGTTTTTAGCTAGTGATGATTCTAAATGGATCTCTGGCCAAGTAATTGGCGCAAATGGCGCTATGGTGTAA
- a CDS encoding ABC transporter ATP-binding protein: MEIILENEKHIALEIANLSIGYQRKKQDIIIVKDISFSLNKGELAAIVGINGIGKSTLLRTLGAVQKSISGAIAIEHKTIQNYTPLELATKISLVLTEAIASKNLTVAELIALGRQPYTNWLGTLTAVDKVKTKEAIQLVEIETLQHKKCYELSDGQLQRVMIARALAQDTPIILLDEPTSHLDLYHKVQILKLLKTIAHQTQKTILFTTHEIEVALQLCDKMLLLRKEDSYFDTPEALIQGKYFEKLFPANIIEFDPILGSFKIV; encoded by the coding sequence ATAGAAATCATCCTAGAAAACGAAAAACATATCGCCCTAGAAATTGCCAATCTTAGTATTGGTTACCAGCGTAAAAAGCAGGATATTATTATTGTTAAGGACATCTCCTTTTCTTTAAACAAAGGAGAACTAGCTGCTATTGTTGGTATTAATGGCATAGGTAAATCTACCTTACTTCGTACGCTTGGCGCCGTCCAAAAATCGATTTCAGGAGCTATAGCCATTGAACATAAAACAATCCAAAACTACACGCCATTAGAATTAGCGACTAAAATAAGTCTTGTACTCACTGAAGCCATTGCTTCTAAAAACCTTACCGTAGCTGAGTTAATTGCTTTAGGTAGGCAACCTTATACCAATTGGCTCGGCACGCTCACAGCAGTAGACAAAGTAAAAACTAAAGAAGCTATTCAACTCGTAGAAATTGAAACATTGCAACACAAAAAATGCTATGAACTGAGTGATGGCCAATTACAACGGGTGATGATTGCACGTGCATTAGCACAAGACACTCCTATCATCTTGTTAGATGAACCCACATCACATTTAGATTTGTACCATAAAGTGCAAATTTTAAAATTACTCAAAACCATAGCACACCAAACACAAAAGACCATTCTGTTTACTACCCATGAAATTGAAGTTGCACTGCAACTATGCGATAAAATGCTTTTACTCCGTAAGGAAGATAGTTATTTTGACACGCCAGAGGCTTTAATTCAAGGAAAGTATTTTGAAAAATTATTCCCAGCTAATATTATAGAGTTTGATCCTATTCTAGGGAGTTTTAAAATCGTGTAA
- a CDS encoding serine hydrolase, whose product MKLKLLHKIIIILSFTASYSVSFGQSTNFQGISDAIDSLLQTNQPRPFNGKIILAVNDAIFYKKSIGFSKDKTEFTQTDKFIIGSLSKQITAVLILRAAEEQILKLNDPISKYLPNLKMEWKNTITIHQLLNHTHGIIDLQEDLAFAPGTDFSYSNIGYQLLGDILEQGYNSSYVQLASNLFTLCGIANHLESLSTKQPNLVEGKIKNNNNSYTISKTDFSTAYIPAGYLIASASDLLKWNTALHQQKLLQKESYQLLITPSATQNHSLFGPIGYAYGIRVSDENQLKEIGHTGYAPGYISMNLYYPEYKTSIIVLENLDWNDDAIRQTFYFEMKIREIIRQTLTKE is encoded by the coding sequence ATGAAACTAAAGCTACTCCATAAAATCATTATCATATTAAGTTTTACCGCTAGCTATAGCGTGAGCTTTGGTCAATCTACCAACTTTCAAGGCATAAGTGATGCTATAGATTCCCTTTTGCAAACAAATCAACCTAGACCTTTTAACGGAAAAATAATCCTAGCCGTCAATGATGCTATTTTTTATAAGAAGTCTATAGGCTTTTCTAAAGATAAAACGGAGTTTACGCAAACAGATAAATTCATTATTGGTTCCCTTAGCAAGCAAATTACAGCAGTGCTCATTCTCCGAGCGGCAGAGGAACAAATACTAAAATTAAACGACCCAATTTCAAAATATCTTCCTAATCTAAAAATGGAATGGAAAAATACCATTACAATTCATCAACTTTTAAATCATACGCACGGTATTATAGATTTACAAGAAGATTTAGCTTTTGCTCCCGGAACAGATTTTTCCTATTCTAATATCGGATATCAACTTCTAGGTGATATTTTGGAACAAGGTTACAATAGTTCATATGTACAGTTGGCTTCCAATTTATTTACATTATGCGGTATTGCAAACCATCTAGAAAGCTTAAGCACTAAGCAACCAAATCTTGTTGAAGGAAAAATTAAAAATAATAACAATAGCTATACCATTAGTAAAACTGACTTTTCCACCGCGTATATTCCGGCGGGCTACTTAATAGCTAGTGCTAGTGATTTACTAAAATGGAATACTGCTTTACACCAACAAAAATTACTACAAAAAGAAAGCTATCAATTACTAATTACTCCGAGTGCCACTCAAAACCATTCCCTTTTTGGGCCAATAGGGTATGCATATGGCATAAGAGTTTCTGATGAAAACCAGCTTAAAGAAATTGGACATACCGGATACGCTCCTGGATATATTTCTATGAATTTATACTATCCCGAATATAAAACTAGTATTATTGTTTTAGAAAATTTAGATTGGAATGATGATGCTATTCGTCAAACATTCTATTTTGAAATGAAAATCAGAGAGATAATTAGACAAACGCTGACTAAAGAATAG
- a CDS encoding iron ABC transporter permease — MHSTKKYSFYFLCLVLLLCVFFLINISLGSVHIPLKNTLNTLMGSADPDESWHYIIWNYRVPKAITAILVGGGLSLSGLLMQTLFRNPLAGPFVLGISSGASLGAAVLIMGAGLFSSVFGISLFNDASLAIASSLGSFLVLLAVLSVAMKVKDTMSLLIIGLMFGSITGALVSVLSYFTTSEQLQQYIYWSFGSLGDLSWPQLGLLAGITSIGVLLSIFSIKSLNAFLLGENYARSLGVSLKKSRFIIIIATGLLAGGITAFAGPIAFIGLAVPHLTRQIFNTTDHKILVPAVLIYGAILMLVCDSIAQLPLSVSVLPINAITSLVGAPVVVWLLVRKRKMIF, encoded by the coding sequence GTGCATTCTACCAAAAAGTACTCCTTTTATTTCTTATGCTTAGTACTGCTACTGTGTGTCTTTTTTTTAATAAATATAAGTTTAGGTTCTGTTCACATTCCTTTAAAAAACACTCTTAATACACTTATGGGTAGCGCTGACCCTGATGAGTCTTGGCATTATATTATTTGGAACTACAGAGTTCCTAAAGCTATAACAGCTATTCTTGTGGGTGGCGGATTATCTTTAAGTGGTTTATTAATGCAAACACTTTTTAGAAATCCATTAGCCGGCCCGTTTGTATTGGGCATTAGTTCTGGTGCAAGCTTAGGTGCTGCTGTACTAATTATGGGAGCGGGTTTATTTTCTAGTGTTTTTGGAATTTCACTTTTTAATGATGCCTCCTTAGCCATTGCTTCTAGTTTAGGTAGCTTTCTTGTATTACTCGCTGTTCTGTCTGTTGCCATGAAAGTAAAAGATACCATGTCTCTACTTATTATAGGGCTTATGTTTGGGAGTATAACTGGCGCCTTAGTTAGTGTACTCTCCTATTTCACAACTTCAGAACAATTACAGCAATACATTTATTGGAGCTTTGGAAGTTTAGGAGATTTATCATGGCCGCAATTGGGATTATTAGCTGGAATAACAAGTATAGGAGTGCTTTTAAGTATCTTTTCTATAAAATCTTTGAATGCCTTTTTATTAGGTGAAAATTACGCTCGGAGTCTCGGAGTAAGTTTAAAAAAATCTAGATTTATTATTATTATTGCCACAGGATTATTGGCTGGTGGTATTACAGCTTTTGCTGGCCCCATTGCTTTTATTGGCTTAGCAGTACCCCATTTAACGCGACAAATATTTAATACCACAGATCATAAAATATTGGTACCAGCAGTTCTTATATATGGCGCTATTTTAATGTTGGTATGTGATAGTATTGCGCAACTACCTTTATCGGTAAGCGTTTTACCCATCAATGCCATAACCAGCTTAGTAGGTGCTCCTGTGGTTGTATGGCTATTGGTTCGAAAACGAAAAATGATTTTTTAA
- a CDS encoding ABC transporter substrate-binding protein gives MKYFFLLITIIFLSCKEENKKIPDFVEKIIPSTNVLYAKGFSIEKQPSGVTIIKITSPWPNAEAVFTYALIPKEKAASMTLNRDEYDAIVTVPITNVVVTSTTHIPVLEALGVEHTLVGFPDTKYISSQKTRKLISEGKVKELGQNETINTELLLALQPNLVVGFSIHNENKMYETIQRANIPVVYNGDWTEETPLGKAEWIKFFAPFYGLEKKADAIFQDITNNYLAAKELATKATNKPTVLSGAIYNDVWYLPGGKSWASKFIEDANASYIFKDTDDAGSLSLSWESVLDKGKKANYWISPSQFTSYKDMTANSLHYQQFDAFKNKKVYSFANTTGETGGLLYYELAPNRPDLVLKDLIHIFHPELIPEYTPTFFKPID, from the coding sequence ATGAAATATTTTTTTCTCCTTATCACGATAATATTCCTTTCCTGCAAAGAGGAAAACAAGAAAATACCTGATTTTGTAGAAAAAATAATTCCAAGCACTAATGTTTTATATGCTAAAGGTTTTTCTATTGAAAAGCAACCTAGCGGGGTTACTATTATCAAAATTACATCGCCTTGGCCAAATGCAGAAGCTGTTTTCACCTACGCACTAATCCCAAAAGAAAAGGCAGCTTCTATGACTTTAAATCGTGATGAATACGATGCTATTGTCACTGTTCCTATTACCAATGTGGTTGTTACCTCTACTACGCACATTCCTGTTTTAGAAGCCTTGGGTGTAGAGCACACTTTGGTAGGTTTCCCTGACACCAAATATATCTCATCGCAAAAAACAAGAAAATTAATTTCTGAAGGGAAAGTCAAAGAATTAGGGCAGAATGAAACCATAAATACCGAATTACTTTTAGCATTACAGCCAAATTTGGTGGTAGGCTTTAGTATTCATAATGAGAATAAAATGTACGAAACCATTCAGCGTGCAAATATTCCTGTAGTGTACAATGGCGATTGGACAGAAGAAACACCCTTAGGAAAAGCAGAATGGATTAAATTTTTTGCACCTTTTTACGGACTCGAAAAGAAAGCAGATGCTATTTTTCAAGACATTACAAACAATTATTTAGCCGCAAAAGAATTAGCGACAAAAGCTACAAATAAACCTACTGTATTAAGTGGTGCTATATACAATGATGTTTGGTATTTACCCGGTGGAAAGAGTTGGGCTTCCAAATTTATTGAAGATGCCAATGCTTCTTATATTTTTAAGGATACAGATGATGCAGGTAGTTTATCGTTGAGTTGGGAAAGTGTTTTGGATAAAGGAAAAAAAGCGAACTACTGGATTTCTCCTTCTCAATTTACCTCCTATAAAGATATGACTGCAAACAGTCTGCATTATCAACAGTTTGATGCCTTTAAAAATAAGAAGGTGTATTCTTTTGCTAATACTACTGGCGAAACTGGAGGCCTCCTTTATTATGAGTTGGCCCCCAACAGGCCAGATTTAGTTCTTAAAGATTTAATTCATATATTTCACCCTGAGCTAATACCTGAGTATACACCAACTTTTTTCAAACCTATAGATTAA
- a CDS encoding TonB-dependent siderophore receptor — protein MNKQFLSLCAIALACTSAAAQEQLNDSIKLQKLDEVVISDSRFELKRENSGKTVIKISAEELLQNQGKTVAEIINTKSGIEINGSRGRDGAVLGVSARGGRGKQVLVVIDGVRVSNPSSPSSEYDLRLLATANIESIEIIKGAASTLFGTNAATAVINITTKKASNEAISGNFQTSLGTQQTKDDQNYNLSRFSNSAQVSGTLNKFDYAVGFSNRYSDGLSAFVNSADEKDFFSEYSTDVKIGYKFSDKFNVRVYGNQTKISTAYDESFGTVVDPRYKNNQERVGLSSSFLYNANGSININAAYSNYDAEDMGSYPGAFKGDNYTVDVYNKYNFNDTFYTILGLNYIQDESEFSELKNITITDPYANLVYISSFGLNINAGARFNNNSEYGSHVVYNINPSYSYKLDNGYVKVLSSYATSYITPSLSQLFGFFGANPDLNPEENSTIEGGLEYANDKLRVSTLYFNRDENETIIYGSEGYENIDGFIKAQGVEVELDWNLCENLTWNANYTFTERKGDNAIRIPKHKVNTSFNYQFSDATFASVSYAYTGDRLDTDFSTFSDVSLDPFSLVNLYVSHQLINNKLRIFVNAQNLLNEEFVETVGYTTLGRNFSLGLNLNL, from the coding sequence ATGAACAAACAATTTTTAAGTTTATGTGCTATTGCTTTAGCATGTACAAGTGCAGCTGCTCAAGAACAGCTAAACGATTCCATCAAACTTCAGAAGTTAGATGAAGTTGTAATTAGTGACTCCCGTTTTGAGTTAAAACGTGAGAACTCAGGAAAGACAGTTATTAAAATATCTGCTGAAGAATTACTTCAAAATCAAGGTAAAACTGTAGCAGAAATTATCAACACTAAAAGTGGTATTGAGATTAATGGAAGTAGAGGTAGAGACGGAGCTGTTCTAGGTGTTTCTGCTAGAGGTGGCCGTGGTAAACAGGTATTAGTGGTTATAGATGGTGTTCGCGTATCGAACCCTTCTTCCCCTTCTTCAGAGTATGATTTAAGATTATTAGCAACGGCAAATATTGAATCTATTGAAATTATTAAAGGAGCAGCAAGTACGCTTTTCGGTACAAATGCAGCTACAGCAGTAATAAATATAACGACTAAGAAAGCATCAAATGAAGCTATTTCAGGAAATTTTCAAACAAGTTTAGGAACGCAACAAACAAAGGACGATCAAAATTATAACCTGTCAAGGTTTTCAAACAGTGCGCAAGTTAGCGGAACTTTAAATAAGTTTGATTACGCCGTAGGTTTTTCTAATCGCTATTCAGACGGACTTTCTGCTTTTGTAAATTCTGCGGATGAAAAAGATTTCTTTTCAGAATACAGCACAGATGTGAAAATTGGATATAAGTTTTCTGATAAGTTTAATGTACGTGTTTATGGTAATCAGACCAAAATTAGTACAGCCTATGATGAGTCTTTCGGAACCGTTGTAGATCCTAGGTATAAAAATAATCAAGAAAGAGTAGGGTTATCTTCGTCATTCTTATATAACGCAAATGGTTCTATAAATATTAATGCAGCGTATTCAAATTATGATGCAGAAGATATGGGCTCTTATCCAGGAGCTTTTAAAGGAGATAATTATACCGTTGATGTCTATAACAAGTATAATTTCAATGATACATTTTATACTATTTTAGGGCTAAACTACATTCAAGATGAATCTGAGTTTTCAGAACTTAAAAATATAACGATTACAGATCCTTATGCTAATCTTGTTTATATTTCTTCTTTTGGTTTAAATATAAATGCAGGAGCTCGTTTTAATAATAATTCGGAATACGGTTCTCATGTGGTCTATAATATAAACCCATCGTACAGTTATAAATTAGATAATGGCTATGTTAAGGTCTTATCGTCTTATGCAACATCGTACATTACACCATCACTTAGTCAGCTATTTGGTTTTTTTGGAGCTAATCCCGATTTAAATCCTGAAGAGAATTCTACCATTGAAGGTGGTTTAGAATATGCCAACGATAAATTAAGAGTTAGTACGCTATACTTTAATAGAGATGAAAATGAAACTATTATTTACGGAAGTGAAGGATACGAAAATATAGATGGTTTTATAAAAGCGCAAGGAGTAGAGGTTGAGTTAGATTGGAACTTGTGTGAAAACTTAACTTGGAATGCTAATTATACCTTTACAGAGCGTAAAGGAGATAACGCTATCCGTATCCCTAAGCATAAAGTAAATACATCATTTAACTATCAATTTTCTGATGCAACTTTTGCTTCGGTAAGTTATGCGTATACCGGAGACCGTTTAGATACTGATTTTAGTACTTTTTCAGATGTGAGTTTAGACCCATTTTCATTGGTGAATTTATATGTAAGCCATCAACTTATTAATAATAAATTGAGAATTTTTGTAAATGCTCAAAACCTATTGAATGAAGAATTTGTTGAAACGGTAGGATATACTACGTTGGGTAGAAACTTTAGTTTAGGACTTAATTTGAATTTATAG
- a CDS encoding immunoglobulin-like domain-containing protein, with product MQAIKHPLIRKAFMLVLLVSLCISCTKEVKLFTEVEFELITSNTNQGYLNGLLTTTLEVIPEEVLEEISYGFTYSINNGEGYFVDANGVLLAENSKITLNSLATRLSYIGTSVGDHEVKIIASDNYGEEKEETLLYIIDEVSVIWTATSTATQVELGKTVVIVVNFEIDDTESGISFVRNYKLESSQGELKDNDTENSIVLNEDVQIAPGTYTVDFTPSTLGIVPINFVLIDSNNQERNVILSFEVVEDIIDTMAPELTILGDNPIDLFLGVTYQDEGATALDDIDGDISSEITVDVSQVDTTVEDAYEVKYTVSDDDGNIATASRMVNVVRDPNGNQPPMANDITRAGTNTEATIFSVLDATSDLESDPIAIISLGSVIPTEAGTVSFTGGDISFSPSAGYVGTAEFTYTINDGKIWNEATGTVVLTITQGNRKPVAVAELLPDYNPTTLTRNFSGAGSSDPDGDILSYSWSFGDPSNPISGSIGENASWPFTAAGTYQVTLTVFDGNGEQNSDTIEVVVEEPSNIIFSDGKIAQSIYVQEFGGIKTDGTVSIVNNSASFIIRAQGLQASTVFIIDGVEYSVGSFGFGSDKTVETPVFPIGTYTYELQVFNSSGIGGDAFGNVSENK from the coding sequence ATGCAAGCTATAAAGCATCCATTGATCCGTAAAGCTTTTATGTTAGTGCTTTTAGTAAGCCTATGCATTTCGTGTACCAAGGAGGTCAAATTATTTACGGAGGTAGAATTTGAATTGATCACCTCCAATACCAATCAAGGATATCTAAACGGACTACTGACCACAACTTTAGAAGTTATTCCGGAAGAGGTATTAGAAGAGATAAGCTATGGATTTACGTATAGTATTAACAATGGCGAAGGATATTTTGTAGATGCGAATGGAGTACTACTAGCTGAGAACTCTAAAATCACCTTGAATTCACTCGCCACAAGGCTGTCGTATATTGGTACAAGTGTGGGCGACCATGAAGTGAAAATTATAGCATCAGATAATTATGGGGAGGAAAAAGAGGAAACCTTACTGTATATTATTGATGAGGTTTCTGTCATATGGACCGCTACAAGCACCGCTACGCAGGTAGAACTTGGTAAAACAGTAGTTATTGTTGTCAATTTTGAAATAGATGATACAGAAAGCGGGATTAGCTTTGTGCGAAATTACAAGTTAGAATCCTCCCAAGGAGAATTAAAAGATAATGATACAGAAAATAGTATTGTTTTAAACGAGGATGTTCAAATTGCTCCAGGGACGTATACGGTAGATTTTACACCGAGTACTTTAGGAATTGTACCTATAAACTTTGTTTTAATTGACAGCAACAATCAAGAGCGTAATGTTATACTAAGCTTTGAGGTAGTTGAAGATATTATTGATACTATGGCTCCAGAGCTTACTATTTTAGGCGATAATCCTATTGACTTGTTTCTGGGAGTTACCTATCAAGATGAGGGAGCAACAGCTTTAGATGATATTGATGGAGATATAAGCTCTGAGATAACGGTTGATGTTTCTCAGGTGGATACTACAGTAGAAGATGCCTATGAAGTAAAATATACTGTTTCTGATGATGATGGAAATATTGCCACGGCTTCGCGTATGGTAAACGTTGTTCGTGATCCTAACGGCAATCAGCCTCCGATGGCGAATGATATCACTAGAGCAGGTACCAATACAGAAGCAACAATTTTTTCCGTTTTGGACGCTACCAGTGATCTGGAATCAGATCCAATTGCTATAATAAGTCTTGGAAGTGTTATTCCAACGGAAGCGGGCACGGTTTCTTTTACAGGGGGAGATATTAGTTTTAGCCCTTCAGCTGGTTATGTGGGTACGGCGGAGTTTACCTACACTATAAATGATGGCAAGATATGGAATGAAGCCACAGGAACTGTCGTGTTAACAATAACGCAAGGGAACCGTAAACCGGTGGCGGTGGCAGAATTGTTGCCAGACTATAATCCAACAACCTTGACTAGAAACTTTAGTGGTGCTGGCTCGTCTGATCCTGATGGTGATATATTGAGTTATTCTTGGAGTTTTGGAGATCCTTCTAATCCTATTTCAGGATCAATTGGGGAAAATGCATCTTGGCCTTTTACCGCTGCAGGTACTTATCAAGTAACCTTAACGGTATTTGATGGTAACGGAGAGCAAAATTCAGACACGATTGAGGTGGTCGTTGAAGAGCCTTCTAATATTATTTTTTCTGATGGGAAGATTGCACAATCTATTTATGTTCAGGAATTTGGAGGGATAAAAACAGATGGTACAGTTTCTATTGTGAATAATTCGGCTAGTTTTATAATTAGAGCTCAAGGATTACAAGCTAGTACGGTATTTATAATAGATGGAGTAGAATACTCCGTAGGATCTTTTGGATTTGGCAGTGATAAAACTGTAGAGACCCCTGTTTTTCCTATAGGCACTTATACTTATGAGTTACAAGTTTTTAATTCTTCGGGAATTGGCGGTGATGCATTTGGGAATGTTAGTGAAAATAAATAA